The following coding sequences lie in one Zea mays cultivar B73 unplaced genomic scaffold, Zm-B73-REFERENCE-NAM-5.0 scaffold_100, whole genome shotgun sequence genomic window:
- the LOC118473628 gene encoding NAD(P)H-quinone oxidoreductase subunit 2 A, chloroplastic-like — translation MDSVLYIREEEKEARNPLFDSDSPTPVVAFLSVTSKVAASALATRILDIPFYFSSNEWHLLLEILAILSMILGNLLAITQTSMKRMLAYSSIGQIGYVIIGIIVGDSNDGYASMITYMLFYISMNLGTFACIVLFGLRTGTDNIRDYAGLYTKDPFLALSLALCLLSLGGLPPLAGFFGKLYLFWCGWQAGLYFLVSIGLLTSVLSIYYYLKIIKLLMTGRNQEITPYVRNYRRSPLRSNNSIELSMTVCVIASTIPGISMNPILAIAQDTLF, via the exons ATGGATTCGGTCTTATACATACGCGAGGAAG AGAAAGAAGCGAGGAATCCTCTTTTCGACTCTGACTCCCCCACTCCAGTCGTTGCTTTTCTTTCTGTTACTTCGAAAGTAGCTGCTTCAGCTTTAGCCACGCGAATTCTCGATATTCCTTTTTATTTCTCATCAAACGAATGGCATCTTCTTCTGGAAATCCTAGCTATTCTTAGCATGATATTGGGGAATCTCCTTGCTATTACTCAAACAAGCATGAAACGTATGCTTGCATATTCGTCCATAGGGCAAATCGGATATGTAATTATTGGAATAATTGTTGGAGACTCAAATGATGGATATGCAAGCATGATAACTTATATGCTGTTCTATATCTCCATGAATCTAGGAACTTTTGCTTGCATTGTATTATTTGGTCTACGTACCGGAACTGATAACATTCGAGATTATGCAGGATTATACACGAAAGATCCTTTTTTGGCTCTCTCTTTAGCCCTATGTCTCTTATCCCTAGGAGGCCTTCCTCCACTAGCAGGTTTCTTCGGAAAACTCTATCTATTCTGGTGTGGATGGCAAGCAGGCCTATATTTCTTGGTTTCAATAGGACTCCTTACGAGCGTTCTTTCTATCTACTATTATCTAAAAATAATCAAGTTATTAATGACTGGACGAAACCAAGAAATAACCCCTTATGTGCGAAATTATAGAAGATCCCCTTTAAGATCAAACAATTCCATCGAATTGAGTATGACTGTATGTGTGATAGCATCTACTATACCAGGAATATCAATGAACcccattcttgcaattgctcaggATACCCTCTTTTAG
- the LOC118473630 gene encoding photosystem II protein D1 — protein MTAILERRESTSLWGRFCNWITSTENRLYIGWFGVLMIPTLLTATSVFIIAFIAAPPVDIDGIREPVSGSLLYGNNIISGAIIPTSAAIGLHFYPIWEAASVDEWLYNGGPYELIVLHFLLGVACYMGREWELSFRLGMRPWIAVAYSAPVAAATAVFLIYPIGQGSFSDGMPLGISGTFNFMIVFQAEHNILMHPFHMLGVAGVFGGSLFSAMHGSLVTSSLIRETTENESANEGYKFGQEEETYNIVAAHGYFGRLIFQYASFNNSRSLHFFLAAWPVVGIWFTALGISTMAFNLNGFNFNQSVVDSQGRVINTWADIINRANLGMEVMHERNAHNFPLDLAALEVPYLNG, from the coding sequence ATGACTGCAATTTTAGAGAGACGCGAAAGTACAAGCCTGTGGGGTCGCTTCTGCAACTGGATAACTAGCACCGAAAACCGTCTTTACATTGGATGGTTCGGTGTTTTGATGATCCCTACCTTATTGACCGCAACTTCCGTATTTATTATCGCCTTCATCGCTGCTCCTCCAGTAGATATTGATGGTATTCGTGAGCCTGTTTCTGGTTCTTTACTTTATGGAAACAATATTATCTCTGGTGCTATTATTCCTACTTCTGCGGCGATCGGATTGCATTTTTACCCAATTTGGGAAGCTGCATCTGTTGATGAATGGTTATACAATGGCGGTCCTTATGAGCTAATTGTTCTACACTTCTTACTTGGTGTAGCTTGTTATATGGGTCGTGAGTGGGAACTTAGTTTCCGTCTGGGTATGCGCCCTTGGATTGCTGTTGCATATTCAGCTCCTGTTGCAGCTGCTACTGCTGTTTTCTTGATTTACCCTATTGGTCAAGGAAGTTTCTCTGATGGTATGCCTTTAGGAATATCTGGTACTTTCAACTTTATGATTGTATTCCAGGCAGAGCACAACATCCTTATGCATCCATTTCACATGTTAGGTGTAGCTGGTGTATTCGGCGGTTCCCTATTCAGTGCTATGCATGGTTCCTTGGTAACCTCTAGTTTGATCAGGGAAACCACTGAAAATGAGTCTGCTAATGAGGGTTACAAATTTGGTCAGGAAGAAGAGACTTATAATATTGTGGCTGCTCACGGTTATTTTGGTCGATTAATCTTCCAATATGCTAGTTTCAACAATTCTCGTTCTTTACACTTCTTCTTGGCTGCTTGGCCTGTAGTAGGGATCTGGTTCACTGCTTTAGGTATTAGTACTATGGCATTCAACCTAAATGGTTTCAATTTCAACCAATCTGTAGTTGATAGCCAAGGTCGCGTTATTAATACTTGGGCTGATATCATCAACCGTGCTAATCTTGGTATGGAGGTAATGCACGAACGTAATGCTCACAACTTCCCTCTAGACCTAGCTGCTCTTGAAGTTCCTTACCTTAATGGATAA